One Tunturibacter gelidoferens genomic region harbors:
- a CDS encoding nitronate monooxygenase: protein MSFFWGDPTPYVEKAHKAGIKVCDQVGSVSAAKRAQQSGADFIIAQGVEAGGHMAGTVSTMVLVPRVVDTVAPTPVVAAGGIADGRGLAAALALGADAAVLGTRLLATTESNAHEIYKRK, encoded by the coding sequence TTGTCTTTTTTCTGGGGCGATCCCACACCGTATGTCGAAAAGGCTCATAAGGCCGGTATCAAAGTTTGTGATCAAGTAGGTTCGGTTAGCGCAGCGAAACGAGCACAACAATCCGGAGCGGATTTCATAATCGCGCAGGGCGTTGAGGCGGGAGGGCACATGGCGGGAACGGTCAGCACGATGGTTCTTGTACCCCGCGTCGTAGACACCGTGGCTCCAACTCCCGTAGTGGCTGCAGGCGGAATTGCGGACGGACGGGGCTTGGCAGCGGCACTGGCGCTGGGCGCAGACGCAGCGGTCCTCGGAACTCGGCTACTTGCGACAACCGAAAGCAATGCCCACGAGATTTACAAAAGGAAGTGA
- a CDS encoding class I SAM-dependent methyltransferase — MKIAEATALIRTPLIEWTRPQSWCDLGCGSGTFTAVLAKLLAPGSKIYAVDLDTRALEHVPDHYDGVEIRKTLGDIGSPSLRLPTVDGILMANTLHFIEEQQAFLRRLLSVADRFLIVEYERSKPNRWGPYPVGFERLRQLFGEEGAERVARIATRPSLFGGTMYSAFAERTTR; from the coding sequence GTGAAGATCGCTGAAGCTACCGCACTCATTCGTACCCCGCTCATCGAATGGACGCGCCCGCAATCCTGGTGTGATCTTGGCTGCGGGAGCGGCACTTTTACAGCGGTGCTGGCGAAGTTGCTGGCTCCCGGCAGCAAGATTTACGCCGTTGATTTAGATACCAGGGCTCTGGAACATGTCCCGGACCATTACGACGGAGTCGAAATTCGTAAAACGCTGGGAGATATCGGAAGCCCCAGCCTCCGTCTTCCGACTGTCGATGGAATTCTCATGGCAAACACGCTGCACTTCATTGAGGAGCAGCAGGCATTTCTAAGGAGGCTTCTATCGGTGGCAGATCGATTCTTGATCGTCGAATATGAGCGTTCGAAGCCGAATAGATGGGGGCCATATCCGGTCGGCTTCGAAAGACTCCGCCAGCTCTTCGGCGAGGAAGGTGCGGAGCGCGTGGCGAGAATTGCCACGCGGCCCTCGCTCTTTGGTGGCACGATGTACTCTGCTTTCGCCGAGCGGACCACAAGATAA